One Gambusia affinis linkage group LG15, SWU_Gaff_1.0, whole genome shotgun sequence genomic window carries:
- the uspl1 gene encoding SUMO-specific isopeptidase USPL1: MVICSEQHRAAVEPRSDSCLPMTGLEALASPQAGYLGKVQERAASLEDCPWCNSKGLIFALRSYRINLQESITLCTNPQCLFPLVTRPLEDVLASLDPVEPTVGNKRKNALAVEDVIESPLKRQRLSEHGNLRLQSVSYVPVGSLENCSLNSVTNGHSGNPNTGSEMVNGYHKESGIHSKTPDWDDENVQDRDDPAPPACSSSVGLSSDVLLAGNGAEPSSLSPHLVYPDAAKQNNIPALNTCSRSNSSHAIYPDNIKTPSPLCDEPSMKESLEADVFPCRDVNGFCSKSRDSLDNFVSVPKQFLWRNSNNLCWLDSLLAVLVNCKSLRKFRPEHQPQRSSVWRLLRQHEDICAAVQEHQQTDKEGVPRVPSHVLQNAHVDLQNLRMSVFKLLQPKLHCKLGQRETPVFAMPLLLRLDSWVERLFQATFLWEFKCSACKVITKERVEKTLPTFTNIVPDWTPLNAAHFASCNACCKKNERRTMLLESVSPVFALHFVEGLPHNNVRNYAFSFKGKRYSVTAVIQYSQQLKHFITWIHNEDGSWLEYDDLKNACETHQHLQIPSQEIHVVFWEEEDNKQPSFCSLSKVLLEPPSADIEVVPSLKDLSTEELPTQTPDCSSLASHNDTDIVCALSGDCSTTADVNTSIGASTLLDTFEGLTHDDLITLTLEEFQPDSLQSERQPVREPQQAEDPSSPVKTENVVPSLPDSSVPAAEGNLCHNTDSQSAPSSSPCDSELSDNLVSDPTFVPNAKKRRGRPPNLRKTVGRQKGKKAASSKDPPPEPSETPEPLEPPKSVCPAQSNAAAVTEQTSTVSSINNSSLLLTQKDRWSYILSRHPVNQSSKNISHPPPTQNGVISEMKPCHPVHSTPDPVKKPPIPARVPRPPLSTEERTGLPPKAAEMYGGFGGKNPNPVVPLPSSLPPTIPSNHPAPVTWTSSRSPQLSEISSFKIPGSSKVSSGLSDTETLRYKLLKKLKAKKKKLAKLNQLLGTGGGAHLKPDSTDLNSPSTVSSSTYDGSACSDLLSPATTASSLSPDSTGFLEMLVSGQDGANQLDCVVSGAGAVTPTNYRTTQHEDHNFLEEFEFFSDFLS, from the exons ATGGTGATATGTTCTGAACAGCATCGGGCAGCTGTGGAACCAAGGAGCGACAGCTGTTTGCCAATGACTGGTTTGGAGGCTTTAGCCTCACCGCAGGCGGGGTATTTGGGAAAA gttCAGGAAAGAGCTGCTTCACTGGAGGACTGTCCTTGGTGTAACTCCAAAGGGTTGATTTTTGCCTTACGCTCCTACCGGATCAATCTCCAGGAATCCATAACCCTCTGCACAAACCCACAG TGTCTTTTCCCGCTGGTTACTCGGCCCCTGGAGGATGTTTTGGCTAGCCTGGATCCTGTGGAGCCTACGGTTgggaacaaaaggaaaaacgCCTTGGCTGTGGAAGACGTGATTGAATCTCCGCTCAAACGGCAGCGATTAAGCGAACATGGCAATCTCCGACTACAGAGTGTTTCTTATGTGCCTGTCGGCTCTCTAGAGAATTGCTCTTTAAACTCTGTGACAAATGGCCACAGTGGAAACCCAAACACTGGAAGTGAAATGGTGAATGGATACCACAAGGAAAGTGGTATCCATTCAAAGACACCGGACTGGGACGACGAAAACGTTCAGGACAGGGATGATCCTGCTCCCCCTGCATGCTCCAGTTCTGTTGGATTGTCTTCAGACGTTTTGTTGGCTGGTAATGGAGCCGAgccctcttctctctctccgcACCTTGTCTACCCAGATGCAGCAAAGCAGAACAATATTCCAGCATTGAACACATGTAGCAGATCTAATTCCAGTCATGCCATTTATCCAGATAATATCAAAACCCCATCACCTCTATGCGATGAGCCGTCAATGAAGGAATCCCTCGAGGCAGACGTCTTCCCATGTCGAGACGTTAACGGTTTCTGTTCAAAGAGTCGGGATTCGTTGGACAATTTTGTCTCTGTtccaaaacagtttttgtggAGAAACAGCAACAACCTGTGCTGGCTGGACTCTCTGCTGGCTGTGTTGGTAAACTGTAAGAGCTTGAGAAAATTTCGACCTGAACATCAGCCTCAGCGCTCGTCTGTGTGGCGGCTGTTGAGACAACATGAAGACATCTGTGCTGCAGTCCAGGAACATCAGCAAACTGacaaag AGGGTGTTCCCCGGGTGCCGAGTCACGTGCTGCAAAACGCCCATGTTGACCTGCAGAATCTCAGAATGTCTGTTTTCAAGCTACTGCAACCCAAACTGCACTGCAAACTGG gtcAGAGGGAAACTCCTGTTTTTGCCATGCCTCTTCTGCTCAGGTTGGACTCCTGGGTGGAGCGTCTCTTCCAAGCAACTTTTCTCTGGGAGTTTAAGTGCAGTGCATGCAAAGTTATCACAAAAGAAAG gGTTGAAAAAACTCTCCCAACTTTCACAAATATTGTGCCTGATTGGACTCCTCTCAATGCAGCTCATTTTGCTTCTTGTAATGCATGCTGCAAGAAGAACGAGAGGAGGACGATGTTACTGGAGAG tgtatctCCCGTGTTTGCACTGCACTTTGTAGAGGGGCTTCCTCACAACAACGTTAGGAACTACGCCTTCAGCTTCAAGGGGAAACGCTACTCAGTGACTGCCGTTATCCAGTACAGCCAACAACTCAAACACTTCATCACCTGGATTCACAATGAGGATG GATCATGGCTGGAGtatgatgatttaaaaaatgcttgtGAGACCCACCAACACTTGCAGATCCCCAGTCAGGAAATTCATGTTGTCTtctgggaggaggaagacaacAAGCAGCCGTCCTTCTGTTCTCTGTCCAAAGTTTTGCTAGAACCTCCTTCAGCGGACATTGAAGTGGTTCCCAGTTTGAAAGACTTGAGCACAGAAGAACTACCAACCCAGACTCCGGATTGTTCTTCTCTTGCCTCTCACAACGACACCGATATCGTCTGCGCTCTTTCAGGAGACTGCAGCACCACAGCTGATGTCAACACATCGATAGGTGCTTCCACCCTGCTCGACACCTTTGAGGGCCTTACACATGATGATTTAATCACACTCACCCTGGAGGAGTTTCAGCCTGATTCGCTTCAGTCTGAGAGGCAACCTGTAAGGGAACCCCAACAAGCAGAAGACCCGAGTAGTCCTGTGAAGACTGAAAACGTAGTTCCTTCTTTACCGGACAGCTCCGTCCCTGCAGCAGAGGGCAACTTGTGTCACAACACTGATTCTCAGTCTGCTCCTAGCAGCAGCCCATGTGACTCTGAGTTGTCTGACAACTTGGTGAGTGATCCCACGTTTGTGCCCAATGCAAAAAAGCGACGAGGTAGACCACCTAACCTTAGGAAAACCGTCGGCAGGCAGAAAGGTAAAAAAGCAGCTTCCTCCAAAGATCCTCCGCCTGAACCCTCTGAGACGCCTGAACCTTTGGAGCCACCCAAATCCGTTTGCCCTGCTCAAAGTaacgcagctgctgttacagAGCAGACATCCACAGTGTCTTCTATTAACAACTCCTCTCTGCTCTTGACTCAGAAAGATCGCTGGTCTTACATACTAAGCAGACACCCTGTTAATCAAtcttctaaaaacatttcacatccTCCTCCCACACAAAATGGTGTAATATCTGAAATGAAGCCATGTCATCCTGTTCACTCCACTCCCGACCCGGTGAAGAAGCCCCCGATTCCTGCCAGAGTCCCCAGACCTCCGCTCAGTACAGAAGAACGTACGGGTCTTCCACCAAAAGCTGCAGAGATGTACGGTGGTTTTGGTGGAAAGAACCCCAACCCTGTCGTTCCTCTTCCATCGTCATTACCTCCAACTATCCCGTCTAACCACCCAGCCCCTGTCACATGGACGTCTAGTAGGTCACCGCAGCTCTCTGAAATATCTTCATTTAAAATACCGGGAAGCTCAAAGGTTTCTTCAGGTCTGAGTGACACTGAAACCCTCAGATACAAACTCTTGAAGAAGCTTAAAGCTAAGAAAAAGAAGCTGGCAAAGCTGAACCAGCTGCTAGGAACTGGAGGAGGGGCCCACCTCAAACCGGACAGCACCGACCTCAACTCTCCAAGCACCGTGAGCTCCAGCACCTATGATGGCTCCGCCTGCTCTGACCTGTTGTCCCCGGCAACGACAGCCAGCAGCCTTTCCCCGGACAGCACTGGCTTCCTGGAGATGTTGGTTAGCGGGCAGGACGGTGCGAACCAGCTGGACTGTGTGGTTAGTGGTGCTGGAGCTGTGACTCCAACCAACTATCGAACAACTCAGCATGAAGATCACAACTTTCTGGAGGAGTTTGaatttttctcagatttcttaAGCTAA